A single Desulfobacterales bacterium DNA region contains:
- a CDS encoding four helix bundle protein — protein sequence MGANVEEAVGGQSERDFISKMSIAYKEARETHYWLRLLRDSNILENQHADSIINDCEELLKLSGSIIKSMKGKSKTTN from the coding sequence ATTGGGGCGAATGTCGAAGAAGCCGTTGGCGGCCAATCCGAAAGGGATTTTATCTCAAAGATGAGCATCGCTTACAAAGAAGCGCGTGAGACCCACTACTGGCTCCGGTTACTTCGTGATTCCAATATCCTCGAAAATCAACACGCCGATTCGATCATCAATGATTGCGAAGAACTCCTGAAACTTTCCGGATCGATCATTAAGTCGATGAAAGGAAAATCAAAAACTACCAATTAG
- a CDS encoding PDDEXK nuclease domain-containing protein: protein MKLTPANPEYAEFLADLKNRIAGARVSAARTVNREMILLYWDIGRGIVEKQKALGWGKSVVDRLAVDLNKEFPALEGFSASNLWRMRQLYAAFIAPKFLAQAVRELAAMVPWGQHVVMLPKMKDPAEYLYYLHATARFGWTRKVLLNQIKAGAYERSLAEGKTHNFPAALPEHLAEQAEETLKSSYNLEFLGIRREVTERELEDRLIERLKGFILELSYGFCFIGRQYRLVLGKKEYFNWGECRRSRWRPIRKGFYLKDEHRLQRSA, encoded by the coding sequence ATGAAACTCACACCAGCCAATCCTGAATACGCTGAATTCCTCGCTGATCTGAAGAATCGGATCGCCGGTGCCCGTGTCAGCGCGGCCCGGACGGTGAATCGCGAGATGATTCTGCTCTACTGGGACATCGGTCGAGGGATTGTCGAGAAGCAGAAAGCGCTGGGTTGGGGCAAATCGGTGGTGGACCGCTTGGCTGTGGATTTGAATAAGGAATTTCCAGCCCTGGAAGGTTTCTCTGCCTCGAACCTCTGGCGGATGCGGCAGCTCTACGCGGCTTTCATTGCTCCCAAATTTCTCGCACAAGCTGTGCGAGAATTGGCGGCCATGGTGCCGTGGGGGCAGCATGTCGTGATGCTGCCCAAGATGAAGGATCCCGCAGAGTACCTCTATTATCTCCACGCCACGGCCCGGTTCGGCTGGACGCGAAAGGTACTGCTCAACCAGATCAAGGCCGGAGCATACGAGAGAAGTCTCGCCGAGGGAAAGACGCACAATTTTCCGGCAGCCCTGCCGGAACATCTCGCCGAGCAGGCGGAGGAGACCTTGAAGAGTTCCTACAACCTGGAGTTCCTCGGCATCCGTCGTGAAGTGACGGAGAGGGAACTTGAAGACCGGCTGATCGAACGACTCAAGGGGTTCATCCTCGAACTCAGCTACGGTTTCTGCTTTATCGGTCGCCAGTATCGTCTGGTACTCGGGAAGAAAGAGTATTTCAATTGGGGCGAATGTCGAAGAAGCCGTTGGCGGCCAATCCGAAAGGGATTTTATCTCAAAGATGAGCATCGCTTACAAAGAAGCGCGTGA
- a CDS encoding restriction endonuclease subunit S: MSSFIETEIGTYPDSWDVDRVDSVFGIQQGKQVSKKNRIGDNQRPFLRTKNVFWNRLDLEVLDQMHFTEAEEIRLAMREGDLLLCEGGDIGRAAMWRGEIARCYHQNHLHRLRALDGRIDPQYGVYWFWYSFNVAKLYFGRGNVTTIPNLSRSKLAELPMAIPPLPEQKKIAHILSTVQRAIEAQERIIATTTELKKALMQKLFTEGLRGEPQKETEIGLVPESWEVVELGELISIAQYGLSVKSNPDGNYPILRMTNQIDGQIVAENLKYVEISESDFQKFRVERGDILFNRTNSFELVGRTAIFDIDCDFVFASYLIRLRTNAEKLNPYFLNCYFNTDETQARLKTIATRAVSQSNISATRLKGVAIRLPSVVEQSEIVSKAVALDRKIALHRRKKMSLQDLFRTLLHELMTAAIRVDRIKLGITNETHTSQS, encoded by the coding sequence ATGAGCTCTTTCATCGAAACTGAAATTGGAACCTACCCCGATTCTTGGGATGTTGATCGCGTTGATTCTGTTTTTGGAATTCAACAGGGGAAACAAGTCTCAAAAAAGAACCGGATTGGTGATAATCAGCGGCCTTTCCTTCGCACGAAAAACGTTTTTTGGAATCGCCTCGATCTTGAAGTGCTTGACCAAATGCATTTCACTGAAGCCGAAGAAATTAGACTTGCAATGAGGGAGGGAGACCTTTTACTCTGCGAGGGGGGCGATATTGGCAGGGCTGCAATGTGGCGCGGAGAGATTGCGCGATGCTACCACCAGAACCATCTTCACAGGTTACGAGCTTTGGATGGCCGAATTGATCCACAATATGGCGTCTATTGGTTCTGGTATTCGTTTAATGTCGCCAAACTTTACTTCGGCCGTGGCAACGTGACGACGATCCCGAACCTCTCACGCTCGAAGCTTGCCGAGTTGCCGATGGCAATCCCTCCACTCCCCGAGCAGAAGAAGATCGCGCACATCCTTTCAACGGTGCAGCGGGCCATTGAAGCGCAGGAGCGGATCATTGCCACCACCACCGAGTTGAAAAAGGCCCTCATGCAAAAGCTTTTCACCGAAGGCCTCAGGGGTGAGCCGCAGAAGGAAACTGAAATCGGGTTGGTGCCGGAGAGTTGGGAGGTGGTGGAGTTGGGAGAGTTGATTAGCATCGCCCAATACGGTCTGTCCGTGAAAAGTAACCCTGACGGCAATTATCCGATACTACGAATGACGAATCAAATCGATGGCCAGATCGTGGCTGAAAACCTGAAGTATGTTGAAATCAGTGAAAGCGACTTCCAAAAGTTCAGAGTCGAGCGCGGCGATATCCTCTTCAATCGCACCAACAGCTTTGAGCTTGTGGGTCGCACAGCCATTTTTGACATTGATTGTGACTTCGTTTTCGCCTCATATTTAATCCGGTTGCGAACGAATGCAGAAAAACTCAATCCGTATTTTCTTAACTGCTATTTCAACACTGACGAAACCCAAGCGCGACTGAAGACCATTGCAACACGGGCGGTCAGTCAGAGTAACATTAGTGCAACTAGGCTGAAGGGAGTTGCCATCCGATTGCCTTCTGTTGTAGAGCAAAGTGAGATCGTCTCAAAAGCCGTCGCATTAGATAGAAAGATTGCCCTGCATCGGAGAAAGAAAATGTCTCTCCAAGATCTCTTCCGCACCCTTCTTCACGAACTGATGACGGCAGCAATCCGTGTGGATCGGATTAAATTAGGAATTACGAATGAAACTCACACCAGCCAATCCTGA
- a CDS encoding Fic family protein: MTAPYSPPYEITPAIVDLVERIGEYLGRISLAGHTPSAPRLRRATRIKSVQASLHIEGNTLSLEQVTAVLDGKRVLGTPREIQEVRNAFAAYDLIENLDPGSRDDLCRAHAVLMHGLVDAPGLLRKGSVGIRRGEDVVHIAPPAERVPFLLDDLLEWLGKTEAHPLIAGSVFHYEFEFIHPFMDGNGRLGRLWQTLILGRWKPVFFMIPIESVIRDQQADYYEALCRGDEAGNSTPFIEFLLNAILAACQQLTGEVAGEVTGEVKRLLKALTKPMNRTELQAQLKLRSQANFRERYLQPALAAGLIEMTIPDKPRSSKQKYRLTEKGREVLEILEKGGGQA; encoded by the coding sequence ATGACCGCGCCCTATTCCCCGCCTTATGAGATCACCCCGGCCATCGTTGATCTGGTTGAACGGATCGGTGAATATCTGGGGCGGATCAGTTTGGCCGGGCACACTCCGTCCGCGCCCCGGCTGCGGCGGGCGACGCGAATCAAATCCGTCCAGGCCTCGCTGCATATCGAGGGCAATACCCTCAGCCTCGAACAGGTCACCGCGGTACTGGACGGCAAACGGGTGCTGGGCACCCCCCGTGAGATCCAGGAGGTTCGCAACGCCTTTGCGGCCTATGACCTGATCGAAAACCTGGACCCCGGCAGCCGGGATGATCTTTGCCGGGCCCATGCGGTTTTAATGCACGGCCTGGTCGATGCCCCGGGTTTATTACGCAAAGGAAGTGTCGGCATCCGACGCGGGGAAGATGTTGTTCATATTGCGCCCCCGGCGGAACGAGTTCCCTTCCTGCTTGACGATCTGCTGGAGTGGCTCGGAAAGACAGAGGCCCATCCCTTAATTGCCGGTTCGGTGTTCCATTACGAATTTGAGTTTATCCATCCTTTCATGGACGGCAACGGCCGTCTTGGCCGCCTCTGGCAGACCCTCATTCTAGGACGCTGGAAACCGGTTTTCTTTATGATTCCCATCGAGAGCGTCATCCGGGACCAACAGGCCGATTATTATGAAGCGCTATGCCGGGGTGATGAGGCTGGAAATTCCACCCCGTTCATCGAATTTCTGCTGAACGCCATCCTGGCCGCCTGCCAACAGCTCACAGGTGAAGTTGCAGGCGAAGTCACAGGTGAAGTCAAGAGGCTCCTCAAGGCCCTTACAAAACCGATGAACCGCACCGAGCTGCAGGCGCAACTCAAGCTCAGGAGCCAGGCAAATTTCCGGGAACGCTACCTGCAACCGGCCCTGGCCGCCGGACTCATTGAAATGACCATCCCGGACAAGCCAAGGAGCAGCAAGCAGAAGTACCGGTTGACCGAGAAAGGGCGGGAAGTGCTTGAGATATTGGAGAAGGGAGGAGGACAGGCATGA
- a CDS encoding putative DNA binding domain-containing protein: MNLPININDLLSARTVEWERLEFKAGWNPEKILRTLCAFANDFHNLGGGYIIIGVGEENGRPVLPPVGLPAGKIDTIQKEIVELGYRMVPYYHPIIAPCEINGKHLLVLWATGGQTRPYKAPVSLARGEREFAYYIRKGSVTVRAKGGDETELLSLAATVPFDDRMNQRAALDDLDLGLMRAYLQQVKSDLFAEAATMEFVRLCRRMNIVDGPDEAVRPKNVGLMFFHDHPETFFPQSQIDVVHFPEGPGADIFTERIFAGPLHTMLQDSLAHIRSLVIEEKVVKYPDRPEADRFFSYPFAAIEETLCNAIYHRSYEIREPVEVHILPDRITISSFPGPDRSIREKDMAEFRFLSRRYRNRRVGEFLKELEMTEGRGTGIPKMLRAIENNQSPEPVFHTDDERTYFMVELPIHSVFAREPATGQVTGQVTGQVTGQVDPWICRVLTACKTQPLKSREIQEAAGIRHRETFQRNYLDYLLDQGWVERTIPDKPKSSKQKYRLTAKGQAVLDEVEKEGGEK, from the coding sequence ATGAATCTTCCCATTAACATTAACGATCTGCTGAGTGCCCGAACGGTTGAATGGGAACGGCTGGAATTTAAGGCCGGCTGGAACCCGGAAAAGATTCTGCGCACCTTGTGCGCCTTTGCCAATGACTTTCATAATCTTGGCGGCGGCTACATCATTATCGGCGTTGGCGAGGAAAACGGCCGGCCTGTCCTGCCGCCGGTCGGGCTTCCTGCCGGCAAAATTGATACTATCCAGAAGGAAATCGTCGAACTGGGCTACCGGATGGTGCCCTACTATCACCCGATTATCGCCCCCTGCGAAATCAACGGAAAACACCTGCTGGTACTCTGGGCCACCGGCGGGCAGACCAGACCTTACAAAGCGCCGGTATCCCTTGCCAGAGGGGAACGTGAATTTGCCTATTATATCAGGAAAGGTTCGGTCACGGTACGGGCCAAAGGGGGAGATGAAACGGAACTGCTCTCCCTGGCCGCCACTGTCCCGTTCGATGACCGCATGAACCAGCGCGCCGCCCTGGATGATCTGGACTTGGGGTTGATGCGCGCCTATCTTCAGCAAGTCAAAAGTGATCTCTTTGCCGAAGCGGCGACCATGGAATTTGTCCGGCTATGTCGGCGGATGAATATTGTTGATGGCCCGGATGAAGCGGTGCGTCCCAAAAATGTCGGGCTCATGTTTTTCCATGACCACCCGGAAACCTTTTTCCCGCAGAGCCAGATCGATGTGGTGCATTTTCCGGAAGGGCCGGGCGCGGATATTTTCACGGAAAGAATCTTTGCCGGGCCGCTTCATACCATGCTGCAGGATTCTCTGGCCCATATCCGTTCCCTGGTGATCGAAGAAAAGGTGGTGAAATATCCGGATCGTCCCGAGGCGGACCGTTTCTTCAGTTACCCGTTCGCCGCCATCGAAGAGACCCTGTGCAATGCAATCTATCATCGCTCCTATGAAATTCGGGAACCGGTTGAAGTCCATATCCTCCCGGATCGCATCACCATCTCCAGCTTTCCCGGACCGGACCGTTCCATCCGGGAAAAAGATATGGCAGAGTTCCGGTTCCTGTCGCGGCGTTACCGGAATCGGCGGGTTGGGGAATTCTTAAAAGAGCTTGAGATGACCGAGGGCCGGGGGACCGGAATTCCGAAGATGCTGCGGGCCATCGAGAACAACCAGTCACCCGAACCCGTTTTTCATACAGATGACGAGCGAACCTATTTCATGGTTGAGTTGCCCATCCATTCTGTTTTTGCCAGGGAACCGGCCACAGGACAAGTCACCGGACAAGTCACCGGACAAGTCACCGGACAAGTCGACCCGTGGATTTGTCGGGTGCTAACCGCCTGTAAAACCCAACCGCTGAAGAGTCGTGAGATTCAGGAAGCCGCCGGCATTCGGCACCGGGAAACCTTTCAGCGAAACTACCTGGATTACCTTCTGGACCAAGGCTGGGTGGAGCGCACCATTCCGGACAAACCAAAGAGCAGCAAGCAGAAGTATCGGTTGACTGCTAAAGGACAGGCGGTGCTTGATGAGGTTGAGAAGGAAGGGGGCGAGAAATGA
- a CDS encoding type I restriction-modification system subunit M has product MATNGQNGKSLESWIWDAACSIRGAKDAPKYKDFILPLIFTKRLCDVFDDELNRIAAETGSRKKAFQLARKDPKLVRFYLPLVPDDPEEEVWSIIRKLSDKIGDQLTTYLREIAKANPRLQGIIDRVDFNATTHGQPDLDNDRLSNLIEAISIKRLGLKDVESDIIGKSYEYLIRKFAEGSGQSAGEFYTPAEVGMIMARVMDAEPGMEIYDPCCGSGGLLIKCEIAMEEKMNLRSKKKYAPLKLYGQEYTADTWAMANMNMIIHDMEGEIEIGDTFKNPKFRKSGRLRTFDRVVANPMWNQKEYTEKDYDADELDRFPEGAGFPGQSSADWGWVQHMHASLSDKGRAAVVLDTGAASRGSGNAGTSKEKSVRKWFVDNDLIESVLYLPENLFYNTSAPGIVLFLNKAKPKDRQNKVFLVNAGQVFEKGDPKNFIPDDGIERIAETLKNWQEEEKLSRIVEHAELEKNDYNISPSRYIHTADAETYRPIAEIVAELEAIEAEARETDAALKGILARIMK; this is encoded by the coding sequence ATGGCAACAAACGGACAAAACGGCAAATCACTTGAATCCTGGATCTGGGATGCGGCCTGTTCCATCCGGGGTGCCAAGGATGCGCCCAAGTACAAGGATTTTATCCTGCCGCTTATTTTTACCAAGCGGCTCTGTGATGTGTTTGATGATGAACTGAACCGGATCGCCGCGGAAACTGGCTCGCGTAAGAAGGCGTTTCAGCTTGCCAGGAAGGATCCCAAGCTGGTGCGCTTCTACCTGCCGCTGGTGCCCGATGATCCCGAGGAAGAGGTCTGGTCGATCATCCGCAAACTCTCGGACAAGATCGGCGACCAGCTCACCACCTACCTGCGTGAGATCGCCAAAGCGAACCCGCGCCTGCAGGGCATCATCGACCGGGTGGATTTCAACGCCACCACCCACGGCCAGCCTGACCTTGATAACGACAGGCTCTCAAATCTTATCGAGGCCATCAGTATCAAACGATTAGGCCTGAAAGACGTTGAGTCGGACATTATCGGCAAGAGCTATGAATATCTGATTCGCAAATTTGCCGAGGGGAGCGGTCAGAGCGCCGGCGAGTTCTACACCCCGGCGGAAGTCGGCATGATCATGGCCAGGGTCATGGATGCCGAACCGGGCATGGAGATCTACGATCCCTGTTGCGGCTCGGGCGGTCTGCTGATCAAGTGCGAGATTGCCATGGAGGAGAAAATGAATCTCCGGAGCAAGAAAAAATATGCGCCCCTAAAGCTCTACGGCCAGGAATACACCGCTGATACCTGGGCCATGGCCAACATGAATATGATCATCCATGACATGGAGGGCGAAATCGAGATCGGCGACACCTTCAAGAACCCCAAATTCCGCAAAAGCGGACGCCTGCGCACCTTTGACCGGGTGGTGGCCAATCCCATGTGGAACCAGAAAGAATACACCGAGAAAGATTACGACGCCGATGAACTGGACAGATTCCCCGAAGGAGCGGGTTTCCCTGGTCAGTCCTCGGCCGACTGGGGCTGGGTCCAGCACATGCACGCCAGTCTCAGCGACAAAGGCCGGGCCGCCGTGGTCCTCGACACCGGGGCCGCCTCCCGCGGTTCGGGCAATGCCGGAACCAGCAAGGAAAAAAGCGTTCGTAAGTGGTTCGTGGATAACGACCTGATAGAGAGCGTTCTCTATCTGCCGGAAAATCTTTTTTATAATACATCGGCCCCGGGCATCGTTCTCTTTCTTAACAAAGCCAAACCCAAGGACCGGCAGAACAAGGTCTTTCTGGTCAATGCCGGTCAGGTCTTTGAAAAGGGTGATCCCAAGAACTTCATTCCCGATGACGGTATTGAGCGGATTGCCGAGACCCTCAAGAACTGGCAGGAAGAGGAAAAACTCAGCCGCATCGTCGAGCATGCCGAGTTGGAGAAGAACGATTACAACATCTCTCCCAGCCGCTACATCCACACCGCGGATGCCGAAACCTACCGGCCCATCGCCGAGATCGTCGCCGAGTTGGAAGCGATTGAGGCCGAGGCCAGGGAGACGGATGCGGCGTTAAAGGGGATTCTGGCCCGCATAATGAAATAA